One genomic window of Hyperolius riggenbachi isolate aHypRig1 chromosome 7, aHypRig1.pri, whole genome shotgun sequence includes the following:
- the LOC137525305 gene encoding uncharacterized protein, whose protein sequence is MVIKYNPRRLQDRVCHSSSSTIFSYTDPIRSASKLSLTKRNCCPSGKEGNSSGPKMSTVSGVLFSSIPSKKTSGGVQVHLKPKGIKQVNKISKISNGQYTQCGQSATESVLHGFYGPQGRLSPPAYPCQIPAIPEIRHKTTGRGQDFNIIEKRHGFTGSSNFIIPSSSMGSATLQDITTMDFKKLEQEYKRLRQENLNSPVHKGLTELVVDPFTVDERTSLELSLRDSHNNRCKRLGLGSPSGYNTSTGILAQSVEAKIFKQRAGSSLASVDTLRFPNQGHSRHDKNGQQHSGGLSEQTGRNKESFSMVPVMQDTTVGRRTPEILESSPSKGNPELFSRFSEQITTSSGRVVSERSCVSGPSTPLGQTRHGLVCSKEQHKVPDVLLTMPPGQSLLSGRILDNVEFRSDVCLSSSFLNSSSSEQITERPSSDDHDSAILAQKTMVYTTEEFSYSRSCNAARSSRPAVPGSSFSSRSEAPSAFSLEPEWRSLKQKGFSNGLSETLIQSRKSYQEHLSKDLELLEFLQEGYQKGLSTSTLKVQTAAISVFLERRLAEEEFFIRFFQALKRIRPLVQSRMPSWDLNTVLQALCNSPFEPLEEISDKCLTIKTAFLVAITSARRVCELQALSMREPYCIISGDRITLRLDTSFLPKVVSKFHRSQEIFLPSFCNNPTNEKEKKLHCLDVRRTVLGYLDRSKQWRKSDALFVLFGGRFKGKQASKSTIARWIRQTIALAYSQQGKLLPSSIKAHSTRAVSASWAEKAGASIEQICRAATWSSQNTFVRHYRLDIAASSDLSFGRKVLQAVVPPLINLSCFSSHGCCPRTFLGKTIVTYGNVFSGSPKDSTLATHPY, encoded by the exons ATGGTTATTAAATATAATCCTCGAAGGTTACAAGATAGAGTTTGCCACAGCTCCTCCAGTACAATTTTTTCTTACACAGACCCCATCAGATCAGCATCTAAGCTTAGCCTTACAAAGAGAAATTGCTGTCCTTCTGGAAAAGAGGGTAATTCGTCAGGTCCCAAAATGTCAACAGTTTCAGGGGTACTATTCTCCAGTATTCCTAGTAAAAAAACCTCAGGGGGAGTACAGGTTCATCTTAAACCTAAAGGGATTAAACAGGTCAATAAGATATCGAAAATTTCGAATGGACAATATACGCAATGTGGTCAATCTGCTACAGAGTCAGTGTTACATGGCTTCTATGGACCTCAAGGACGCCTATCTCCACCTGCCTATCCATGTCAGATCCCAGCAATACCTGAGATTCGCCATAAGACTACAGGGAGAG GGCAAGATTTCAATATCATTGAGAAACGCCATGGCTTTACTGGGTCTTCTAACTTCATCATTCCCAGCAGTTCAATGGGGTCAGCTACACTCCAGGACATTACAACTATGGATTTTAAGAAGTTGGAACAGGAGTATAAGAGACTTAGACAGGAGAATCTTAATTCCCCAGTTCATAAAGGACTCACTGAATTGGTGGTTGATCCCTTCACAGTTGACGAACGGACGTCTTTGGAGCTATCCCTCAGAGACAGTCATAACAACAGATGCAAGCGcctggggttggggagcccatcTGGGTACAATACCAGTACAGGGATCTTGGCCCAGAGCGTCGAGGCaaagatcttcaaacagagagctgGCAGCAGTTTGGCAAGCGTTGACACACTTCGATTCCCAAATCAGGGGCACTCACGTCACGATAAGAACGGACAACAACACAGTGGTGGCCTATCTGAACAGACAGGGAGGAACAAGGAGTCATTCTCTATGGTACCTGTCATGCAAGATACTACAGTGGGCAGAAGGACACCTGAAATCCTTGAGAGCAGTCCATCTAAAGGGAACCCTGAATTGTTTAGCCGATTTTCTGAGCAGATCACCACTTCATCAGGACGAGTGGTCTCTGAACGAAGTTGTGTTTCAGGGCCTAGTACACCTCTGGGGCAGACCCGACATGGACTTGTTTGCTCGAAAGAACAACACAAAGTGCCAGATGTTTTGCTCACTATGCCCCCAGGACAATCCTTGCTCAGTGGACGCATTCTCGATAACGTGGAATTCAGGTCTGATGTATGCCTATCCTCCTCTTTCCTTAATTCCTCGAGTTCTGAACAAATTACAGAAAGACCGAGCTCGGATGATCATGATAGTGCCATACTGGCCCAAAAGACCATGGTTTACACTACTGAAGAATTTAGCTACAGTCGATCATGTAATGCTGCCAGATCGTCCAGACCTGCTGTCCCAGGGTCCAGTTTTTCATCCAGATCTGAGGCTCCTTCAGCTTTCAGCTTGGAGCCTGAGTGGAGAAGTTTAAAGCAGAAGGGTTTCTCTAACGGACTTTCAGAGACGTTAATCCAGAGCAGAAAAAGTTACCAGGAACATTTATCAAAAGACCTGGAAT TACTAGAATTCCTACAGGAGGGTTATCAGAAAGGCCTCAGCACCAGCACACTGAAGGTTCAGACAGCAGCTATTAGTGTTTTTCTGGAGAGACGTTTGGCTGAAGAGGAATTCTTCATACGATTCTTTCAGGCACTTAAAAGAATCAGGCCACTGGTTCAGTCAAGAATGCCATCCTGGGACCTAAACACCGTACTACAGGCCTTATGTAACAGCCCCTTTGAACCTCTGGAGGAGATCTCAGATAAATGTTTAACCATCAAGACGGCTTTTCTTGTAGCAATTACGTCGGCCAGGAGAGTTTGTGAATTACAGGCCCTGTCCATGAGAGAACCTTATTGCATTATCTCTGGAGATCGTATCACATTACGGTTGGACACCTCTTTCCTCCCTAAAGTTGTTTCTAAGTTTCATCGTTCTCAAGAAATATTCTTACCTTCTTTCTGTAACAACCCGACCAATGAAAAGGAGAAGAAACTTCACTGTCTGGATGTAAGAAGGACGGTTTTAGGCTACTTAGATCGTTCCAAACAATGGAGGAAATCGGATGCCTTGTTTGTTCTCTTCGGAGGAAGATTCAAAGGCAAACAAGCATCGAAGTCGACTATAGCTAGATGGATAAGGCAGACCATTGCGTTGGCTTATTCCCAACAAGGAAAGTTATTACCATCATCCATAAAGGCTCATTCAACTAGAGCGGTGTCAGCCTCTTGGGCAGAGAAGGCGGGAGCCTCCATCGAACAGATCTGTAGAGCGGCCACGTGGTCCAGCCAAAATACGTTTGTCAGACATTACAGATTAGACATTGCAGCTAGTTCAGACCTGTCATTCGGCAGGAAAGTGTTGCAGGCAGTTGTCCCCCCCCTAATTAACTTATCTTGTTTTTCGTCTCATGGGTGCTGTCCGAGGACGTTCCTGGGAAAGACTATAgttacttacggtaatgtcttttctGGAAGtccgaaggacagcacccttgcGACCCACCCTTactaa